The sequence TGTAATAGGTGCATGTGCAGTCACGTATGAATCACACAGTGTTTTATGCCTGCATGTGACATCATCTTTTACAAGTTTTACTAGTTCACCCTCCACTCTACCTAGATGTCCTTTGTGCAGCTTATACAAAACAAGTTCATTGCTGTATCCTCCATCGCGACCAGCTCGACCCATTTGCTGCACAAAAGTGTCCATTTCTCTTGGCAAGCCATAGTGGATAATGTTGTTCACATCATGAAAATTCACCCCCATACCAGCCGAATTAGTACAAATCAGAACTCTGATATTACCACTTTCTGACATGTCTTTTCTAATTTGTTCCTTgattttatcatttgttttgCTATGgtacatttcaaaatgattaCGCAGCTGTCCAACATGTTTAAGAAAAGTTAAATACACCTTAGAAACATTTGCTATGCTTTCACAAAAGATCACATGCCTGGGAAACGCTATTGTTTTTCTTTGAAAGTCATCAATCAAGAATTTGAACACATTTGAAAGATCATCATTGTTAGGGATACAGATGGTGGTGATCTTTATGTTCGGTCTGTCTGGAGAATCGACAACAATGTCTGATTCTGATCTGAAGCATAGACTCTTCATGATTCTTCTTCTTTCTGTTGGTCCTGCAGTTGCAGTCAGAGCAAGGATCTGAACCTTGTTGCACAGGGACCTTAATTCTCCAATCCTCGAGAAACTACCTCGAAAAGGTCCTTCCTTGTCTGTACCTTGGCCCCTTTAATTTAaagaatatttaacatttagCATGGTTTGTTTATAGACAATTAACAAGACATTCCAATagactaattttttttttttctttttcaaatcgATGTACTATTGTGATGAAGTTGAAATAAGAcataatttgtatttcattctCTGCTTCaattataataaattgataAGTTTTCAGGAAACCTCACACCTAATTATGAAGTGCTACATATATTAATAGTTTCTAAACTTACCACTTTATTACGGTATGTGCTTCATCTACAACTATAAGACCAAGTTTGCTTTGGTAGGGTTCAGTTGTTAGCATAGCTCGCCATGTTGTGTCTTCCACTAACTGTTCCGCGCTGCcaaatatgaaatcaaaatgtCCAGCTAAAATAGCATCGTTGTCGCCGTTGCTCTTGCCGATATACGTGGCCTTAAATCCTAGTTCATTGAGACGACGACACTGTTCGTCCATGATACTAACAAGAGGCGCAACCACAAGCACAATTTTCCCTTCGTTTAACAGTGGATAACTTTCATAAGCCAACGATTTTCCGCTCCCAGTTCTTGTCCCGACAAAAACGTCTTTCCCTTCATTAACTGAACTGATTGCTCGTATCTGTGTCGACCTAAGctgttgtattttaaatttgttgCACACAATTTCTTGTTGCTGAAAGGGCGCGGCCATTTTCTCAGTTCATTGTTCAATAGTACGAGCATTTTGATTGGTCGGGCGTTACGTAAATGAAAGGGACGCAACTGTGATTATCCAGCAGGTGGCGCAGTTTGGGAACTTCGGTTTTGTCGTGAGATCCGCCAAGGGTGAAtaggagagtatcgtattgaacacccttggctagcgaagttgaaTTACCCCTATACTGAAAAAAGGAAAACCAAAAAGCGACCCTGGAAATTACAGAGGGATAACCGTGCTTCCAGCTATTGccaaaatcattgaaaaaatcGTACTCAAgcatattgataacatattCCTACCTCAACAGAGTCCATACCAGCGTGGATTCACTAAAGAAGTCTCAACATTAAATGCTGCTTTCATTGTCTCAGAAACAATCAATGAATCAAAAGACCTAAAGAAACCACTGATAATAATGCCATTAGACGCTCAAAAAGCCTTTGACCTAGTTTGGTTAGACTCGCTCTTTGTGAAATTAAACAACTATCAAATCAACGGTCAGCTGCTCGCTGCAATTATGAACTTTTATGATAATGCAACCTGCTCGGTTAAATTCGACAACCACGTATCAAAACCATTTGACATACAGCAAGGAGTCCGACAAGGTGGAGTAACCTCTGCAACCCTATACAAAGTATTCAATAACCAGCTACTAGAGTCCTTCTCCAGTAATAACCTTGGCGCAAAAATAGGGCATATTCAGTGTGCTGCACCAACATTTGCAGATGACACAATACTATTGAGTCACTCTCCTTCAGAAGCCCAGACAATGCTCAACGTAGTAGATGATTACACAACAGAAAATAGATATAAGATCAACCTCCAGAAAAGTGGTGTAGTCCCAATAGGCCACCCCGTAGACGAAATACAGCTCAATATGTACTGTGAACCGCTCAACATCCAAGAATCAACATCACATCTCGGAATTACTAGACAAACTCCACAAACAAGAACCGTACTGATGAACATATCTCAAATGCACGTCGATCAACATATGCTCTCCTGGGTGCGGATATGCATGGAAAGAATGGGTTATGTCCAAAAGTAACAATTAGAATGTGGAATGTCTACACCATACCAAAACTTATATATGGCATGGAAGTACTTCATATTGCAAGAACTGAGATAAATAAGCTAGAGCTTTATCAAAAATCTGTCCTACGTGCACTACTAACCCTGCCAGACAACACTGCTGAGGAGGCACTCTATATACTTTCTGGCTGTCGTCCTATTCAAGCCACCTTAGACATCAAATGCCTAACCCTATTTCATCAACTTATCTTAGACAAAACCTCACTGGAGTCTCAAATCATCGAAAGACAGATAGCaataaaaaaagagaaaagcaGCAGTTGGACTATCCTTATTAAAGAAATACTGAAGAAGTATAACATCTGCACCATCTATGATGCTTTTCACCACTACATGTCAAAAAACGCCTGGAAAAAGCTAGTTCATGACACCATCAACACATGGTGGAAAAATACCATCACCGATACAGCATTAAGAAAATCATCCCTTAAGTACCTACACAGCACTGATTGGTCATTTGGAATGATCCACCCACTAATAACTGCACCTAAAGCGACAGTCAGTGAAGGGAAAAAAGTCATCATTAAAACTAAACTCAACCTGTCCACTATGCGGTAAACAGCCTGGAACTAGACAGCAcattttaaacatcaaaataaacaacGCTGAAGACTTCACATGGCTAATAATCAACCATAGACTATGGCTAAAGAACAGGAAAATATGTGTCAAGAGCCTAGAAGACCATGAACTGTGTGAAACAAGCTTGAACTTTGTATACGCACTGCACATGAACAGGATGTTGATCACTGAGCATGGTATTCCACACAGAAAAGCAACTTATCACTAAATCTACCTTCCTATAGAAGTTTTTAATCAATAATTTTTAGAGGGAACACTAGTAAGAGGGTCAAACCACAACGAAATTACTCCAAAGAGCAGAAGAGCCCTACGGAGGTGAGCCGATCTTCAACGGATGGAAAACACAACAGAACAGAACAGAACAGAATGGCTGCCGCCTGTGTTGGCATGCTGCAAACTAGGCCTGCTTACGATCTCATTCTTGTTATGTACATTCTTAGAAGTTATCAAAaacatatgttacatttatttgttgGGATGGGAATCTTCTATATCTTacttatttcaattatttaaatgttattgcTTAGAACAAAGTGCAGATCGGCcactacaggtaggtacagtgGATACTTCACCTGTGCCCCAATTTGGCAATCGGCAGTGACAGTTGGATTAGTCACAGTTGAGTGGCTCTTTTAATTGGCTCCTAGGGGTATTCTActaattagtgtcactgaccatagcaaATATACCCTTTGTTGAGCCTGGGTATTGGACAACACATAGACTAATAACAGTGGTGGTCAAAATGTGAAGCGTCAGAGGATCCCGTGATATGGTGGACAGGTAAAGGCCCTGTCACACTATAGCGTTTTGTTGGACGTTTGGTTGCCTTTTGAAAAATTGGAGAAACGTCGGGGAACGTCGACGTTCTTCAAATTGAGTTTCTAGGTCAACGTTGTTATAACGTTCAGGAGAGCAGGAACAGCATACTGGTGTTTCTCTTGGTCTGTCATTCTTCTGAGGGCTTTTGACTCTGTGAAAGTTCCAACAGGGCTGGCGTGGCCTCTGCAAGCCCCTTATATATGGCAAGTGCCTGTCAAACGCTCCTGAACGCTACCAGTAGGTTACAGGCGCGTTACAAGGACGTTACATGGACGTTACACTGACGTTGGAAAAATTCAGAACGCTGACATACGTTAAAAGAGCGTTACATGAGCCATCGTTACTAGGGACGCGTCACAAGAGGTCCTGGTGTAAGTCACCATGGTAACCATGGTGATGTGTGTTCTGACTTAAGACTCACTTGTCTGAATGTTTGTGGTATGAAATCAAAGTTGCTTCTGCCTGAgtttaatgatataattacagcTCATGATATTCTTGTATTTGTCGAAACTAAAactgataattttgatattcttgAAATGCCTGAAAACTACACATATTTCATGAAAAACAGATATGATTTTAAGAAGAAATCTGGTGGAATTAtaattgtttacaaaaacaagaggcccaaagggcctgtatcgctcacctggatttcacgagatatgaaacaagaatgatgattaagtaaatttgtcactggtattgctatgtcaatatatcatatgcattttatatgggaacgtgaggtttttatgccaaaaactacattaattcatgaaatgaaattgacttttggcgcaacctaATAGGGAAtctgctaccacacaaatgtgagttatatccattgcttagtttcagaaaagaagttgtttaaaccaattgaccccttttgaccctgccctctgcacccctggggggtcagttccttcctttataaaattttgaatccttaccaaaaaggatgctaccagtcaaacatGAGCTGTTTATGAGAAGTtgatcatatcaatttagccaaattgaccccttttacccccactcctcagtcccctggtggggtcaaccctaagatttgtacaattttgaatccgcaccccatgaccatgctaccacacaaatgtgagtgatatccattgcttagtttcagagaagaagtagtttatatcaatttaaccaaattgaccccttttggccccgcctctcagccccGAGGGAGGTCGGTTCAACTATtagtacaattttgaatcccgatCCCAAAGGGATGcccacagtcaaatatgagcaatatcttttgcttggtttcagagaagaagttgtttatattaatatagccaaattaaccccttttggccccgccccacaAGACCCAATGGTGGGTCAGCCCcatcaattttacaattttgaatccccacccaatagtgatgttactaggcaaatatgagcaatatcctttgctcggtttcagaaaagaagttgtttatatgaatatagcccaattgaccacatttggccccaccgctcaggcccctggggtgtcagccccaccatttgtacaattttgaatcaccaccccatagtgatgctaccaggcaaatatgagcgatatctattGATCGGATTTAGATAgtaagttgtttatatcaataaagcccaattgaccacatttggccccgcccctcaggtccctggggagtcagccccatcatttgtacaattttgaatcaccaccccatagtgatgctaccaggcaaatatgagcgatatccattgcttggttttagagaagaagttgttaatatcaatatagctatattgacccattttggccccacccctcaggcccctggggggtcagccccaccatttgtataattttgaatccccacccaaaaGTGAAGTTActaggcaaatatgagcaatatcctttgctcggtttcagagaagaagttgtttatataaatatagcccaattgaccacatttggccccacccctcaggcccctggggggtcagccccaccatttgtacaattttgaatccccaccccatagtgaaTAGTGAtgttaccaggcaaatatgagcgatatccattgatCGGATTTAGATaataagttgtttatatcaatatagcccaattgaccacatttggccccgcccctcaggcccctggggggtcagccccatcatttgtacaattttgaatcaccaccccatagtgatgttaccaggcaaatatgagcgatatccattgcttggttttagagaagaagttgttaatatcaatataactatattgacccattttggccccgcccctcaggcccctggggggtcagccccaccatttgtacaattttgaatccccaccccataggactagtgatgctaccaggcaaataggagcaatatcaattgcttggtttcagagaagaagtcgtttatatcaatagagccaaattgaccccttttggccccacccctcaggcccctggggggtcagccccaccatttgtataattttgaatccccactcaaTAGTGAAGTTActaggcaaatatgagcaatatcctttgctcggtttcagagaagaagttgtttatataaatatagcccaattgaccacatttggccccacccctcaggcccctggggggtcagccccaccatttgtacaattttgaatccccaccccatagtgaaTAGTGAtgttaccaggcaaatatgagcgatatccattgatCGGATTTAGATaataagttgtttatatcaatatagcccaattgaccacatttggccccgcccctcaggcccctggggggtcagccccatcatttgtacaattttgaatcaccaccccatagtgatgttaccaggcaaatatgagcgatatccattgcttggttttagagaagaagttgttaatatcaatataactatattgacccattttggccccgcccctcaggcccctggggggtcagccccaccatttgtacaattttgaatccccaccccataggactagtgatgctaccaggcaaataggagcaatatcaattgcttggtttcagagaagaagtcgtttatatcaatagagccaaattgaccccttttggccccgcccctcagacccctggggggttagccccaccatttgtacaattttgaatccccaccccataggactagtgatgctaccaggcaaataggagcaatatcaattgcttggtttcagagaagaagtcgtttatatcaatagagccaaattgaccccttttggccccgcccctcagacccctggggggtcagccccaccatttgtacaatttttagttgccaccccatagggatgcttctgaccaaatttggtcgaaTTCTGATTAGTAGTatagttatgaagaagaagtcaattgttgacagacggacggacgacggacgcaacggtatggcataagctcaccttggtccttcggaccaggtgagctaaaaaactaaaacaattttTGAAGTTCTACTCTACAGACTCTGAATGCATTCAATGGGTCAAATTATCTGAAAAAGTAACATATACTGAGGGCGACTTACTTTTAGGCTGTACTTATATACCACCCGAAAACTCTCGGTACTCGTCTCCAGATTAATGAGATTGAAAATGAGTTACACGAACTTCAAGATATTAATGTAAGTAACACTATACTGGTTGGTGATTTCAATGCCAAAACTGGACAACGTCCAGACTATGAAATACCCGACGACGACCTTGTAGATATTGTAGATATAGATAATAGTGATGAGTTACATTCTTATGTTCATGATTATGAAACTTTATCTGTCTTTAATATTCCACTGCAACGACGTAGCCAGTGCTCATCCAGACTAAATACCTATGGATTTAAACTACTTGACCTGTTTAAGAATAacaatttgtatattgtaaatggTAGAGTCGGTAAAGATAAACACCTCGGTAAGAAGACCTGCGGTGACGTCAGTGTTGTTGACTATCTAATCGTATCGTCAGGGACATTCccctatatataaatgatattgaagTTGCTGAATTTGATCCGACAATATCCGATGTGCATTGTATGTTACGTTTTACACTCAGTGGGCTTTTGATGACTCTGATAATATGTTtattggtcaaggtcaaggctaaggccaaggtcaaggtcaaaatcGATACAGAACATGGAAGAATGataagaaaaatgaatttattcaTCATGTACAAAATTGTTCTGTCGATAAAGTAAATCATATAAACGATGCACTTAATGTTTTGTCTGATAAAACTTCGGTCAGTAAGTCTGAAGTAAATGATATGATATTTCCAAGTTGTTCCGAAGCTCGGCTTCCGATACCTATCggattaaaacaaaacaatagaaCATGCAATACATACAAAGATCCTAAGAATAAACCATGGTTTACAGCTGACTGTCAAAGAAAAAGGCGTGCATTTTTTAATGCAaaacataaatatgaaaatCAGAAAACGAATAATAACCGAGTAAACATGAACAAAACGTCTAGAGATTATAAAAAAAGTCCTTAAAAAGAGCTATAACTCATATAGAcataacattgaaaataaaataagaaccACGTCAAAATCAAATCCCAAAGAgttttggaatattttaaattcattcaaCAAATCTAATTATGATAACAATGATGCTGATATATCCTTAGATCagttttatgaatattttaagaaattaaatagttctgatgaagatgaggatgatgatgtaTTCATTATTCCAGATATGAACGTAAATATGTTTGACTTTATACTAAATAGTGATGTAACCTAAAATGAAGTTAGACAGGCTATAGTTAACCTTCG is a genomic window of Pecten maximus unplaced genomic scaffold, xPecMax1.1, whole genome shotgun sequence containing:
- the LOC117321048 gene encoding ATP-dependent DNA helicase Q-like SIM gives rise to the protein MAAPFQQQEIVCNKFKIQQLRSTQIRAISSVNEGKDVFVGTRTGSGKSLAYESYPLLNEGKIVLVVAPLVSIMDEQCRRLNELGFKATYIGKSNGDNDAILAGHFDFIFGSAEQLVEDTTWRAMLTTEPYQSKLGLIVVDEAHTVIKWGQGTDKEGPFRGSFSRIGELRSLCNKVQILALTATAGPTERRRIMKSLCFRSESDIVVDSPDRPNIKITTICIPNNDDLSNVFKFLIDDFQRKTIAFPRHVIFCESIANVSKVYLTFLKHVGQLRNHFEMYHSKTNDKIKEQIRKDMSESGNIRVLICTNSAGMGVNFHDVNNIIHYGLPREMDTFVQQMGRAGRDGGYSNELVLYKLHKGHLGRVEGELVKLVKDDVTCRHKTLCDSYVTAHAPITPKHKCCDVCEKQCDCGEESCPDIHKVFTVHDDIEDEDVEMERDVTDEDKKILKHKLSVLKYSLESDLSNIVMKSEI